A region of Fusobacterium sp. FSA-380-WT-3A DNA encodes the following proteins:
- the pta gene encoding phosphate acetyltransferase: MSFLGKVRKKALQAYSRIVLPEATDERVLRATAEILKEKLARPVLIGNAERIALDAKAYEISLEGAKIVDPEKFERMDEYAHKFAEMRAKKGMTFEKAKEILTTDVNFLGAMLVKMGDADGMVSGSLSPTANVLRAGIQVIGTKPGVKTVSSVFVMELTQKQDLFGNVLLFGDCSVIPRPTSEQLADIATSAAETAQTIAGINPRVALLTFSTKGSANHECVDLVKEAGSILRARKVGFRFDDELQADAAIVKSIGEIKAPLSDVSGNANVLIFPTLAAGNIGYKLVQRLAGANAYGPIIQGLASPINDLSRGCSAEDIVVLTAVTSAQACAMCGVED; encoded by the coding sequence ATGAGTTTTTTAGGAAAAGTAAGAAAGAAAGCTTTACAAGCTTACAGTAGAATAGTTCTACCTGAAGCAACAGATGAAAGAGTTTTAAGAGCAACAGCAGAAATTTTAAAAGAAAAATTAGCACGTCCAGTATTAATTGGAAATGCTGAGAGAATAGCTTTAGATGCTAAAGCTTATGAAATTTCTTTAGAAGGAGCAAAGATAGTTGACCCTGAAAAATTTGAAAGAATGGATGAATATGCTCATAAATTTGCAGAAATGAGAGCAAAAAAAGGAATGACTTTTGAAAAAGCAAAAGAGATTTTAACAACAGATGTAAACTTCTTAGGAGCTATGTTAGTTAAAATGGGTGATGCAGATGGAATGGTATCTGGTTCATTATCACCTACAGCAAACGTATTAAGAGCAGGAATCCAAGTTATAGGAACTAAACCAGGAGTAAAAACAGTTTCTTCTGTATTTGTTATGGAATTAACACAAAAACAAGATTTATTTGGAAATGTTTTATTATTTGGAGACTGTTCAGTAATTCCTAGACCAACTTCTGAGCAATTAGCTGATATTGCAACTTCAGCAGCCGAAACAGCTCAAACAATAGCAGGAATCAATCCAAGAGTAGCATTATTAACTTTCTCTACAAAAGGTTCTGCAAATCATGAATGTGTCGATTTAGTAAAAGAAGCAGGTTCAATATTAAGAGCAAGAAAAGTTGGATTTAGATTTGATGATGAATTACAAGCAGACGCAGCTATTGTTAAATCAATAGGAGAAATTAAAGCTCCATTATCAGATGTATCTGGAAATGCAAACGTATTAATATTCCCAACTTTAGCAGCAGGAAATATAGGATATAAATTAGTTCAAAGATTAGCTGGTGCAAATGCTTATGGACCAATCATTCAAGGTTTAGCATCACCTATCAATGACTTATCAAGAGGATGTTCAGCAGAAGATATTGTTGTATTAACAGCAGTTACTTCAGCACAAGCTTGTGCAATGTGTGGGGTAGAAGATTAA
- the ftsY gene encoding signal recognition particle-docking protein FtsY: protein MGFFDKFFGRKKKEEEKKKETLENLVQEQENNLVEEKVEEQIIENINENKERLEIEKDNVETEKEEIIFEEEKGNLKKIEEINKEKSENIEIEEKGNVLEEENKVEKIENEIIEKKQEEKEKKGFFVSLKEKLFRTREGLFHKIKNIFSGRTTIDDDLYEELEELLIQSDIGFDMTVKIVSALEKEINKRDIKNPEEIYGVLKEVMERFLINEGNQLDIVDGELNVILIVGVNGVGKTTTIGKLAKKYKAQGKKVIVGAADTFRAAAIEQLEEWGKRADVEVVKKEQGSDPGSVVFDAIQVAQDKKADILIIDTAGRLHNKSNLMKELEKINNIIQKKLGHNRYESILVIDGTTGQNGLTQAKIFNEVTKLTGFIVTKLDGTAKGGIVFSISEEIKKPIKYIGVGEKIEDLREFNIKDYIDAIFD, encoded by the coding sequence ATGGGATTTTTTGATAAATTTTTTGGAAGAAAGAAAAAAGAGGAGGAAAAGAAAAAAGAAACTCTTGAAAATCTTGTTCAAGAACAAGAAAATAATCTTGTAGAAGAAAAAGTAGAAGAGCAAATTATAGAAAATATAAATGAAAATAAAGAAAGATTAGAAATTGAAAAAGATAATGTAGAAACAGAAAAAGAAGAAATAATTTTTGAAGAAGAAAAAGGAAACTTAAAAAAAATAGAGGAGATAAACAAGGAAAAATCAGAAAATATAGAAATAGAAGAAAAAGGAAATGTATTAGAAGAAGAGAATAAAGTAGAAAAAATAGAAAATGAAATAATAGAAAAAAAACAAGAAGAAAAAGAGAAAAAAGGTTTTTTTGTTAGTCTAAAAGAAAAGTTATTTAGAACAAGGGAAGGATTATTTCATAAAATAAAAAATATTTTTTCAGGAAGAACTACTATAGATGATGACTTATATGAAGAATTAGAAGAGCTACTTATTCAATCAGATATAGGTTTTGATATGACTGTAAAAATAGTAAGTGCTTTAGAAAAAGAAATAAATAAAAGGGATATAAAAAATCCTGAGGAAATATATGGCGTTTTAAAAGAAGTTATGGAAAGATTCCTTATTAATGAGGGAAATCAATTAGATATAGTTGATGGAGAACTTAATGTAATATTGATTGTAGGAGTAAATGGAGTTGGAAAAACTACAACTATTGGGAAACTTGCTAAAAAATATAAAGCTCAAGGGAAAAAAGTAATTGTTGGAGCTGCTGATACTTTTAGAGCAGCAGCTATAGAACAATTAGAAGAGTGGGGAAAAAGAGCAGATGTAGAAGTTGTAAAAAAAGAACAGGGAAGTGACCCAGGTTCTGTAGTTTTTGATGCTATTCAAGTAGCTCAAGATAAAAAAGCTGATATTTTGATTATAGATACAGCAGGAAGATTACATAATAAAAGTAATCTTATGAAAGAGCTTGAGAAAATAAATAATATAATACAAAAAAAATTAGGACATAATAGATATGAATCTATTTTAGTTATTGATGGAACAACTGGACAAAATGGACTTACTCAGGCAAAAATATTTAATGAAGTAACAAAATTAACAGGATTTATAGTTACAAAACTTGATGGAACAGCAAAAGGTGGAATAGTGTTCAGTATATCTGAAGAAATAAAGAAACCTATTAAATACATAGGTGTGGGAGAAAAAATAGAAGATTTAAGAGAATTTAATATTAAAGATTATATAGATGCTATTTTTGATTAA
- a CDS encoding acetate/propionate family kinase codes for MKVLVINCGSSSLKYQLLNPENGEVFAKGLCERIGIEGSRMEYEVPAKDFEKEFLSPMPTHKEALTLLINTLTDKEIGVVASVDEVDAIGHRVVHGGEEFAKSVLLTPEVMKAIEANNELAPLHNPANLMGIETCMELMPGKPNVGVFDTAFHQTMPKKAFMYALPYEDYTELKVRKYGFHGTSHKFVSEECIKALGNPEHSRIIVCHLGNGASISAVKDGKCIDTSMGLTPLQGVMMGTRCGDIDPAAVLFIKGKRNLSDKEMDARLNKQSGILGVYGKSSDCRDMENGVAEGDERAILAEQMFIYKIKAYVGNYAAQLGGLDAICFTGGIGENAAGVRAGVVEGLEFMGVKINPEVNNVRKKGTVDLSAADSKVKVFKIQTNEELAIARDTFEIVTKL; via the coding sequence ATGAAAGTTTTAGTTATAAATTGTGGAAGCTCATCTTTAAAATATCAATTATTAAATCCTGAAAATGGAGAAGTTTTTGCAAAAGGACTATGTGAAAGAATAGGTATAGAAGGTTCTAGAATGGAATATGAAGTTCCAGCTAAAGATTTTGAAAAAGAATTTTTAAGCCCTATGCCTACTCATAAAGAAGCATTAACATTATTAATAAACACTTTAACTGATAAAGAAATAGGAGTTGTAGCATCAGTAGATGAAGTTGATGCTATAGGACACAGAGTTGTTCACGGAGGAGAAGAATTTGCAAAATCAGTTCTTTTAACGCCAGAAGTTATGAAAGCTATTGAAGCTAATAATGAGTTAGCACCTTTACATAATCCAGCTAACTTAATGGGTATTGAAACTTGTATGGAACTTATGCCTGGAAAACCTAATGTAGGAGTATTTGATACAGCTTTCCATCAAACAATGCCTAAAAAAGCATTTATGTATGCTTTACCATATGAAGATTATACAGAATTAAAAGTTAGAAAATATGGATTCCACGGAACATCTCACAAATTTGTTTCTGAAGAATGTATAAAAGCATTAGGAAATCCAGAACATTCAAGAATAATTGTTTGTCACTTAGGAAATGGAGCATCTATATCTGCTGTAAAAGATGGAAAATGTATAGATACATCTATGGGGCTTACTCCATTACAAGGTGTAATGATGGGAACTAGATGTGGAGATATAGATCCAGCAGCAGTATTATTTATTAAAGGAAAAAGAAATCTTTCTGATAAAGAAATGGATGCTAGATTAAATAAACAATCAGGAATTCTTGGAGTATATGGAAAATCTTCTGACTGTAGAGATATGGAAAATGGAGTTGCTGAAGGAGATGAAAGAGCAATTCTTGCAGAGCAAATGTTCATCTATAAAATAAAAGCTTATGTAGGAAACTATGCAGCACAATTAGGTGGATTAGATGCAATTTGTTTCACTGGTGGAATAGGAGAAAATGCTGCTGGAGTAAGAGCAGGAGTAGTAGAAGGATTAGAATTTATGGGAGTAAAAATTAATCCAGAAGTAAATAATGTTAGAAAAAAAGGAACTGTTGATTTATCAGCAGCTGATTCTAAAGTAAAAGTTTTCAAAATTCAAACTAATGAAGAATTAGCAATAGCTAGAGATACTTTTGAAATAGTAACAAAATTATAA
- the hemB gene encoding porphobilinogen synthase, producing MFIRTRRLRKSSVMREMVKNVTINLNQLVYPLFIEEGKNIREEIDSMPNQYRLSIDNLESEIKEIVDLGIKSILLFGIPKIKDEIGSEAYNDNGIVQKAIRFIKEKFSEILIITDVCMCEYTSHGHCGILNNCDVNNDITLKYLSKIALSHVKAGADIVAPSDMMDGRIEAIRKTLDENGYVDIPIMAYSVKYASSYYGPFRDAADSAPSFGDRKTYQMNFRNNKEYFREIEADIEEGADFIMVKPALAYLDVLKDVSNRINLPVVAYNVSGEYSMVKAGSKNGWINEKNIVMENIYAMKRAGADIIITYHAKDIARWVKDGEIIL from the coding sequence ATGTTTATAAGAACTAGACGGTTAAGAAAATCATCAGTAATGAGAGAAATGGTAAAAAATGTAACAATTAATTTAAATCAACTAGTTTATCCTCTATTTATAGAAGAAGGAAAAAATATTAGAGAAGAGATAGATTCTATGCCTAATCAATACAGATTATCAATAGATAATTTAGAAAGTGAGATAAAAGAAATAGTTGATTTAGGAATAAAATCTATATTATTATTTGGAATTCCTAAAATAAAAGATGAAATTGGTAGTGAGGCTTATAATGATAATGGTATTGTGCAAAAAGCTATTAGATTTATAAAAGAAAAATTTTCAGAAATTTTAATAATCACTGATGTTTGTATGTGTGAATATACTTCACATGGTCATTGTGGAATATTAAATAATTGTGATGTAAATAATGATATAACTTTAAAATATCTTTCCAAAATAGCTTTATCTCATGTAAAAGCTGGTGCTGATATAGTAGCTCCTTCAGATATGATGGATGGAAGAATAGAAGCCATTAGAAAAACTTTAGATGAAAATGGATATGTAGATATTCCAATAATGGCTTATAGTGTAAAATATGCTTCAAGTTATTATGGGCCTTTTAGAGATGCTGCAGATTCTGCTCCTAGTTTTGGTGATAGGAAAACATATCAAATGAATTTTAGAAATAATAAAGAGTATTTTAGAGAAATAGAAGCAGATATTGAAGAAGGAGCAGATTTTATTATGGTAAAACCAGCTCTTGCTTATTTAGATGTATTAAAAGATGTATCAAATAGAATTAATTTACCAGTAGTAGCTTATAATGTAAGTGGAGAATATTCCATGGTAAAAGCAGGAAGTAAAAATGGATGGATTAATGAAAAGAATATAGTTATGGAAAATATCTATGCTATGAAAAGAGCAGGAGCAGATATTATTATAACTTATCATGCTAAAGATATAGCAAGATGGGTAAAAGATGGAGAAATAATATTATAA
- the hemA gene encoding glutamyl-tRNA reductase, producing MMKLENFIVIGISHLEYDTEKRENFIKKNPEKFIEYLKKDSYIEGYISVITCLRVEFYIDLGKNSLKDFLNTTKVKEFFKFEKIFFKSGKEAIEYLFKVSCGFYSIIKGEDQILAQIKKSYLDSLEKNTSSKLLNVIFNKGIELGKKFRTESEISHNALSLEAISLKFIKDSIDILENKKILILGIGDLAQSILHLLIKENTKNITITNRTEHKALEIKNIYKDVSVISFNKKNEAVIESDIVISVTSAPHLVLKKEELESKIKTNKKYIFLDLAVPKDIDPQLSKLQNIDLFNLDDVWNVYNRNVKNRENILEKFEFLIYEQIEKLEKWFQWKEKMETD from the coding sequence ATAATGAAATTAGAGAATTTTATAGTTATCGGAATATCACATTTAGAGTATGATACTGAAAAAAGAGAAAATTTTATAAAAAAAAATCCTGAGAAGTTTATTGAATATTTAAAAAAAGATAGTTATATTGAAGGATATATAAGTGTTATAACATGTCTTAGAGTGGAATTCTATATAGATTTAGGTAAAAATTCTTTAAAAGATTTTTTGAATACAACTAAAGTAAAAGAATTTTTTAAATTTGAAAAAATATTTTTTAAATCTGGAAAAGAGGCGATAGAATATTTATTTAAAGTAAGTTGTGGATTTTATTCAATAATAAAAGGAGAAGACCAAATTTTAGCTCAAATAAAAAAAAGTTATTTGGATTCTTTAGAAAAAAATACAAGCAGTAAATTATTAAATGTGATATTTAATAAAGGAATAGAATTAGGAAAAAAATTTAGAACAGAAAGTGAGATATCTCATAATGCTTTATCTTTAGAAGCTATATCACTTAAATTTATAAAAGATTCAATAGATATATTAGAAAATAAAAAAATTTTAATTTTGGGAATAGGTGACTTAGCACAAAGTATATTACATCTTTTAATAAAAGAAAATACAAAAAATATAACAATAACAAATAGAACTGAGCATAAAGCTTTAGAAATAAAAAATATCTATAAAGATGTTAGTGTAATAAGTTTTAATAAAAAGAATGAAGCAGTAATTGAATCAGATATTGTAATAAGTGTCACTTCTGCCCCACATCTTGTATTAAAAAAAGAAGAATTAGAAAGTAAAATAAAAACTAATAAAAAATATATTTTTTTAGATTTAGCAGTGCCTAAGGATATAGATCCACAATTATCTAAATTACAAAATATAGATTTATTTAATTTGGATGATGTTTGGAATGTATATAATAGGAATGTAAAAAATAGAGAGAACATTTTAGAAAAATTTGAATTTTTAATTTATGAGCAAATAGAAAAATTAGAGAAATGGTTTCAATGGAAAGAAAAAATGGAGACTGATTAA
- a CDS encoding PG0541 family transporter-associated protein codes for MHEEFLHFKMMMVYINEAQKSRLEEFFDQINFYYYGIHRKVETVWSEKLKHKNTNIWPGTDCIFLLTVPEKSVDTMLKYLKTFRMSLPEGIAMSVGILPMDRVIPRLYVEDIPVDEELLEKLKNKHIK; via the coding sequence ATGCATGAAGAATTTTTACATTTTAAAATGATGATGGTTTATATCAATGAAGCTCAAAAAAGTAGACTAGAAGAATTTTTTGACCAGATTAATTTTTATTATTATGGAATTCATAGAAAGGTTGAAACTGTTTGGAGTGAAAAATTAAAACATAAGAATACAAATATCTGGCCGGGAACAGATTGTATCTTTCTTTTAACTGTTCCTGAAAAATCTGTTGATACTATGCTTAAATATCTAAAAACTTTTAGAATGTCCTTACCTGAAGGAATTGCAATGTCTGTAGGAATTCTTCCTATGGATAGAGTTATTCCTAGATTATATGTTGAGGATATTCCAGTTGATGAGGAATTATTAGAAAAATTAAAAAATAAACATATAAAATAA
- the nifJ gene encoding pyruvate:ferredoxin (flavodoxin) oxidoreductase, which translates to MAKKMQTMDGNQAAAYASYAFTEVAGIYPITPSSPMAEYTDEWAAKGMKNIFDVPVKLVEMQSEAGAAGTVHGSLIAGALTTTYTASQGLLLKIPNMYKIAGELLPGVIHVSARALSTHALSIFGDHQDIYAARQTGFAMFATNSVQEVMDLAGVAHLAAIKSSIPFLHFFDGFRTSHEIQKVEVMDYEVFKNLIDMEAVEKFRKRALNPEFPVTKGSAQNDDIYFQGREAQNKFYEAVPDIVNYYMGEISKVTGRDYKPFNYVGHPEAERVIVAMGSVCEAAEEVVDYLVAQGEKVGLVKVHLYRPFSSKYFFDVFPKTAKKVAVLDRTKESGSIGEPLYLDVRALFYGMENAPVIVGGRYGLSSKDTTPAQIFAVYDELTKDEPKNGFTIGIEDDVTFTSLPLTNHTVVSQPGLKGCLFFGLGSDGTVGANKNSIKIIGDKTDLYAQAYFAYDSKKSGGVTRSHLRFGKKPIKSTYLLNAPSFVACSVPAYVGKYDMINNLKDGGTFLLNCVWDKDEVLTHIPNDFKKLLAEKNAKFYIINATKLAREIGLGNRTNTIMQSAFFKLADIIPFEEAQQYMKDYAKKSYAKKGDDIVKLNWDAIDVGADGLVEIAVDPAWKDLPVETKACSDECCSSCGCGCEDKTKAYAENISYPVNHVRGYDLPVSAFKGYEDGTMENGLAAYEKRGVAVMVPEWQMANCIQCGQCSYVCPHAAIRPFLLDENEVANAPEGLEVANPIGKGFDGLKYRMQVSIMDCTGCGSCADVCPAKEKALVMVPIDTAKEDKEDVYAEYMYNKVTYKDNLMAKNTVKGSQFAQPLFEFNGACPGCGETPYLKAITQLFGENMMVANATGCSSIYSGSSPSTPYCKNAEGHGPSWGSSLFEDNAEYGMGMHVAVEALRDRIQTVMEKAMDQVGEEVAALFKKWIENRNSSVVTREVKDQLVPALESCGCEVAKEILSLKQYLVKKSQWIVGGDGWAYDIGYGGLDHVLATNEDVNVIVLDTEVYSNTGGQASKSTPTGAIAKFAAAGKAFKKKDLAAIAMSYGHIYVAQVSMGANQQQFLKAIAEAEAHQGPSIIIAYSPCINHGIRKGMNKSQLEMKLATECGYWPIFRYNPALEAEGKNPLIIDCKEPNWDKYEEYLLGEVRYATLKKANPAHAEALFIKNKADAQRRWKQYKRLAAMDFSKED; encoded by the coding sequence ATGGCAAAAAAAATGCAAACAATGGATGGTAACCAAGCTGCTGCATATGCATCATATGCATTTACAGAAGTAGCAGGAATTTACCCAATAACTCCATCATCACCAATGGCAGAATATACTGATGAATGGGCAGCAAAAGGAATGAAAAATATATTTGATGTTCCAGTAAAATTAGTAGAAATGCAATCAGAAGCAGGAGCTGCAGGAACTGTTCACGGTTCATTAATAGCAGGGGCTTTAACAACAACTTATACAGCTTCTCAAGGATTATTATTAAAAATTCCTAATATGTATAAAATAGCTGGAGAATTATTACCAGGTGTTATCCATGTATCTGCAAGAGCTCTATCAACTCATGCATTATCAATTTTTGGAGACCATCAAGATATTTATGCAGCTAGACAAACTGGATTTGCAATGTTTGCAACTAACTCAGTTCAAGAAGTTATGGACTTAGCAGGAGTAGCTCACTTAGCAGCTATTAAATCAAGCATTCCATTCTTACATTTCTTTGATGGATTCAGAACTTCTCACGAAATTCAAAAAGTTGAAGTTATGGATTATGAAGTATTTAAAAACTTAATAGATATGGAAGCTGTAGAGAAATTCAGAAAAAGAGCTTTAAACCCTGAGTTCCCAGTAACTAAAGGTTCTGCACAAAATGATGATATCTACTTCCAAGGAAGAGAAGCTCAAAATAAATTCTATGAAGCAGTACCAGATATCGTTAATTACTATATGGGAGAAATTTCAAAAGTAACTGGAAGAGATTATAAACCATTTAACTATGTAGGACATCCAGAAGCTGAAAGAGTAATAGTTGCAATGGGTTCTGTTTGTGAAGCAGCAGAAGAAGTTGTTGATTACTTAGTAGCTCAAGGAGAAAAAGTTGGTTTAGTAAAAGTTCACTTATATAGACCATTCTCTTCTAAATATTTCTTTGATGTATTCCCTAAAACAGCTAAAAAAGTTGCTGTGTTAGATAGAACAAAAGAATCTGGATCAATTGGAGAGCCTTTATATCTAGATGTAAGAGCTTTATTCTATGGAATGGAAAATGCTCCTGTAATAGTTGGAGGAAGATACGGATTATCATCTAAAGATACAACACCTGCTCAAATATTTGCAGTATATGATGAATTAACAAAAGATGAACCTAAAAATGGATTCACAATTGGTATTGAAGATGACGTTACTTTCACATCTTTACCATTAACTAACCATACAGTTGTTTCTCAACCTGGATTAAAAGGATGCCTATTCTTTGGATTAGGATCTGATGGTACAGTTGGAGCAAACAAAAACTCAATAAAAATTATTGGAGATAAAACAGATTTATATGCACAAGCATATTTTGCATATGACTCTAAAAAATCTGGAGGAGTTACTAGATCTCACTTAAGATTTGGTAAAAAACCAATTAAATCTACATACTTATTAAATGCACCTTCATTTGTTGCATGTTCAGTACCAGCATATGTTGGAAAATATGATATGATCAACAACTTAAAAGATGGTGGAACATTCTTATTAAACTGTGTATGGGATAAAGATGAAGTATTAACACATATTCCTAATGATTTCAAAAAATTATTAGCTGAGAAAAATGCAAAATTCTATATTATCAACGCAACTAAACTTGCTAGAGAAATAGGATTAGGAAATAGAACTAACACAATAATGCAATCTGCATTCTTCAAATTAGCTGACATTATTCCATTTGAAGAAGCTCAACAATATATGAAAGATTATGCTAAAAAATCTTACGCTAAAAAAGGAGACGATATCGTTAAATTAAACTGGGACGCTATCGATGTAGGAGCAGATGGATTAGTTGAAATTGCTGTAGATCCAGCATGGAAAGATTTACCAGTAGAAACTAAAGCTTGTTCAGACGAATGTTGCTCTTCTTGTGGATGCGGATGTGAAGATAAAACTAAAGCATATGCTGAAAATATCTCTTATCCAGTTAACCATGTAAGAGGATATGATTTACCAGTTTCAGCTTTCAAAGGATATGAAGATGGAACTATGGAAAATGGATTAGCAGCTTATGAAAAAAGAGGAGTTGCAGTAATGGTTCCAGAATGGCAAATGGCTAACTGTATCCAATGTGGACAATGTTCATATGTATGTCCTCATGCTGCAATCAGACCATTCTTATTAGATGAAAATGAAGTTGCAAATGCACCAGAAGGATTAGAAGTTGCTAACCCTATTGGAAAAGGATTTGATGGATTAAAATATAGAATGCAAGTGTCAATAATGGATTGTACAGGATGTGGATCTTGTGCTGATGTATGTCCAGCTAAAGAAAAAGCATTAGTAATGGTACCTATCGATACAGCTAAAGAAGATAAAGAAGATGTTTATGCAGAATATATGTATAACAAAGTAACTTATAAAGATAATTTAATGGCTAAAAATACTGTTAAAGGATCTCAATTTGCTCAACCATTATTTGAGTTCAACGGAGCTTGTCCAGGATGTGGAGAAACTCCATACTTAAAAGCTATAACTCAATTATTTGGAGAAAATATGATGGTAGCTAATGCAACTGGATGTTCTTCAATTTATTCAGGATCATCTCCATCAACTCCATATTGTAAAAATGCAGAAGGACATGGACCATCTTGGGGATCTTCATTATTTGAAGATAATGCTGAGTATGGAATGGGAATGCATGTTGCAGTTGAAGCTTTAAGAGATAGAATTCAAACTGTAATGGAAAAAGCAATGGATCAAGTTGGAGAAGAAGTAGCTGCTCTATTCAAAAAATGGATAGAAAATAGAAATTCTTCTGTAGTAACAAGAGAAGTTAAAGATCAATTAGTTCCAGCATTAGAATCTTGTGGATGTGAAGTAGCTAAAGAAATCCTTTCTTTAAAACAATATCTAGTTAAAAAATCTCAATGGATAGTTGGAGGAGATGGATGGGCTTATGACATTGGTTATGGAGGATTAGACCATGTATTAGCAACTAATGAAGATGTTAACGTAATCGTATTAGATACAGAAGTTTACTCTAATACAGGAGGACAAGCATCAAAATCAACTCCTACAGGAGCAATTGCAAAATTCGCTGCTGCTGGTAAAGCATTCAAGAAAAAAGATTTAGCTGCAATAGCAATGTCTTATGGACATATCTATGTTGCTCAAGTATCTATGGGAGCTAACCAACAACAATTCTTAAAAGCTATAGCTGAAGCTGAAGCTCACCAAGGACCTTCAATCATCATAGCTTATTCACCATGTATCAACCATGGAATTAGAAAAGGAATGAACAAATCTCAATTAGAAATGAAACTTGCTACTGAATGTGGATACTGGCCAATATTTAGATATAACCCAGCATTAGAAGCAGAAGGTAAAAATCCACTAATAATAGATTGTAAAGAACCTAACTGGGATAAATATGAAGAATACTTATTAGGTGAAGTAAGATACGCTACATTGAAAAAAGCAAATCCTGCTCATGCTGAAGCATTATTCATAAAAAATAAAGCAGATGCTCAAAGAAGATGGAAACAATATAAGAGATTAGCAGCTATGGATTTCTCTAAAGAAGACTAA